The DNA sequence GCCCGGCGCGTAACCGTTGTACTCGCCGAACAGCTTGACCTTGCCTTCCGCGCGGAACTGGTTGAAGTTGTGGAACGCCACCGACGCCATGCGCCCCTTGTGCGTCTCGCGCGGACCGTACACGTTGAAGTAGCGGAACCCGGCGATCTGGCTCCTGGCGCTCGGCAGCACGCGGCGGATCACCTGGTCGAACAGGAACTTCGAGTAGCCGTACACGTTCAGCGGCGCCTCGACCTCGCGCTCTTCGACGAAGCGCGTCGAGCCGCCGTAGATCGCCGCCGACGACGCGTACAGGAACTGCGCGCCCTGCGCGAGGCACGCATCGAGCACCGCGCGGCTGTAGCGGAAGTTGTTGTCCATCATGTAGCGGCCGTCGGTTTCCATCGTGTCCGAACAGGCGCCTTCGTGGAACACCGCGCGCACCTTGCCGAAATCGCCGCGCGCGAAGCGTTCGACGAATTCGGTCTTGTCGAGATAGTCGTCGATCTCGCAATCGACGAGGTTACGGAACTTGTCCGCGCGCGTCAGATTGTCGACCGCGATGATGCGCGACTCGCCGCGCTCGTTGAGCGCCTTGACGATGTTCGCGCCGATGAAACCGGCTGCACCGGTGACGATGAGGGTCATGGTCATCCTGCCTGAAAAATGACGAGACGATCGCGCGGCGCTCGGTCGGGCCGCGGCGATCGCTCAATGAAACAGTTCGTCGTAGTCGACGGTGGCCGTGCCGAGCTTGCCGACCACGATCCCCGCCGCGCGGTTCGCGAGCACCACGGCGTCGACGAGCGGCACGCCGGCGCCGAGCATCGTCGCGACCGTCGCGATCACGGTGTCGCCCGCACCCGATACGTCGTACACCTCGCGCGCGAGCGCCGGCGCATGCAGCTCGCCCGCCGCCGAGAAGAGCGTCATCCCCTCCTCGGAACGCGTGAGCAGCAGCGCGTCGATGTCGAGCTCCGCGCGCAGCTTCGCGACCCGCTCGCGCAGATCGTCCTCCGACTTCCAGTGCCCGATCACTTCGCGCAGCTCCGCGCGATTCGGCGTGATCAGCGATGCGCCGCGATAGCGCGCCCAGTCGTCGCCCTTCGGATCGACGAGCACCGGTTTGCCGCCCGCGCGCGCGCGCTCGATCATCGTCGTCACGTGAGTCAGACCGCCCTTCGCGTAGTCCGACATCAGCACGACGTTGTGCTGCGGCAGCAACGTGTCGAAATGGGCGAGGCCCGCGAGCAGCACTTCGTGCGTCGGCGTCGCCTCGAAGTCGACGCGCAGCAGCTGCTGCTGGCGTGCCAGCACGCGCAGC is a window from the Burkholderia vietnamiensis LMG 10929 genome containing:
- the rfaD gene encoding ADP-glyceromanno-heptose 6-epimerase, translating into MTLIVTGAAGFIGANIVKALNERGESRIIAVDNLTRADKFRNLVDCEIDDYLDKTEFVERFARGDFGKVRAVFHEGACSDTMETDGRYMMDNNFRYSRAVLDACLAQGAQFLYASSAAIYGGSTRFVEEREVEAPLNVYGYSKFLFDQVIRRVLPSARSQIAGFRYFNVYGPRETHKGRMASVAFHNFNQFRAEGKVKLFGEYNGYAPGEQTRDFVSVEDVAKVNLFFFDHPEKSGIFNLGTGRAQPFNDIASTVVNTLRALDNLPPLTLAQQVEQGLIEYVAFPDALRGKYQCFTQADQTKLRAAGYDAPFLTVQEGVDRYVRWLSGQV
- the rfaE1 gene encoding D-glycero-beta-D-manno-heptose-7-phosphate kinase — its product is MSSLREVVPVPRAQLAKSRVLVVGDVMLDRYWFGNVDRISPEAPVPVVHVQRQEERLGGAANVARNVVTLGAQAGLLCVVGCDEPGERIVELLASSGVTPHLERDAALPTTIKLRVLARQQQLLRVDFEATPTHEVLLAGLAHFDTLLPQHNVVLMSDYAKGGLTHVTTMIERARAGGKPVLVDPKGDDWARYRGASLITPNRAELREVIGHWKSEDDLRERVAKLRAELDIDALLLTRSEEGMTLFSAAGELHAPALAREVYDVSGAGDTVIATVATMLGAGVPLVDAVVLANRAAGIVVGKLGTATVDYDELFH